From the Porites lutea chromosome 5, jaPorLute2.1, whole genome shotgun sequence genome, the window AGATAGGCCTATCTTGCTCACTTGGGTAACCAGTTGAAACACAGCATTTGCTTCTTCAACTTGCCCGCTCATGGATAAAATGACTGCCTCCTCCACAGGCTTTCCCAAGGCTCAGTGGGGAGCAACTGAGAAACAAAAAGCGAGAGCTGGagtggcctgttccaggctccaagatggTCAGGTTTGCTGAATTGAGAAAGtgcaaacacaaaaataaaatgggaggaaacttttttctccttttcccccGCCCCGCCAACTATTCAcgtgcctttttcttttgtgtctTCCCCACTAATTGAGAGCTTGGAACAGGCAAGAGCTGAAGACAAGCGAAAAGTGCCAGAGGGGGAAACTCAAATATCCCCCAAAAAGTGATTGTGAGCGACTGGCAACGAGGCAGGATAAAATGACATAAACCACTTTTAGTGCAAGCCAATGCAGAGCTTCTACTGTTGCACAAGCCTCTCAAAACACAGTGGCTTGAGTATCTGAATGGTTCTGGAAGGTCATAGTTCACCTCCAACTGGTGGTGCCCTGAAGATTTTCGCCACTTAACATATTCACTCTTAcgttaaaaaaactgaaacaaagagAAGCAGAGTAAAATATTGATGCAAGACTCTGCTTTTGCAAAATGAAGTTTTGATAACAGGGATTTTTTAGGGTATTGTAATCACGTAAAGCATAACAAACATAAACTGCAGAGTGACTGTGACACCTGAGGAGCTGCAGATTAGGGGACAAGAAACACCACACAATTCCAgcgttttttgtagtatgtccTTGTGGGCTAGTTTCTAATGAATAGTTTGTAAAATCAGGGTACAACTGCATACTTTGCAATGATCTTCATCTTTAATTGCTGTTTGAAAATTTATACAGAACTCATTTGCTCACGGACTCCCGATGACTTGAGGAAGCACGCTTCTTCTTCAGCATTTCATGGCGTTTTTCCTTTGCCTCCTTAGCTCTCTTGGCCAGCAGCCTTGTGTACTCAGCATACTCCTGCTTAGCTTTCTGTGCTCTCATCTTCTTGAGGGCCAGGATCTTGCGCTTACGCTGCAGCACAATAGGGGTGACCAAGCGCTGGATCTTGGGGGCTTTCGTCTTGGTCTTCTTGCCTTCCTTCTCTGGCAGTGTCCTCCTGATAACATACTGACGCACATCATCTTCCTTGGATAGATTGAACATCTTCCTAATCTTGCCTACTCTCTTAGGTCCAAGGTGGCGTGGAACAGTGGTGTCAGTCAATCCAGGAATATCACCTTCACCTTTCTTGACAATAACCAGATTGAGCACACTAAGCTGAGAATCCACAATGCAGCCACGAACAGACTTGCGTTTGCGTTCACCAGTTCTACGTGGTCTGTAGCAGGAATGACCCTTTGAAAGCAGAAGGCGGACACGACCATTTGTCATGACTCCCTGCTTCATTGGAAATCCCTGCTTGTCATTTCCTCCAGAGATTCTCACCACATATCCCTATCAAAGACACAAGAATACTCACTCAGACTTAtcaataagcttaaaaaaagggGTGGCATTTAACCTTTTACTGATAACAACCTACTTGTTACACAAACTTTCAATTTCCTGGTCATTTTCAATAGTCACATACATGAATTTAATACACAACCAGATAAGCAAGCACTGTCTTAAAAAATGCTCCTGTTAGCGTCACTGTTATGTGAAAGATGCAATCTGATTCAAACAAGGGTTGATCTTCCACAGATTTGGAaaaaccgtgaacacttgaaatatctcaggaatgtttattgtgttatgaccaatcgCGGCAAAGATCAGGACATGCGCACtggccacaaaaccacaaactaattaataTTCTTGcttgcagtttagttttctcatgCCTGATTGGCTTTTCTCTTGCAagacaataacattccagaaatatttctgatgTTTACAGTTTTCCCTGTTTGACTGTAAACATTCAAGGACCTTTGTGATGACTTTTGAaacatgtgaagtaatattttTCACTATGAGCCCTGACTCGACCATTAAAAACGACTGTacaattaaaaacaatgaaaaccaCCCCAAAAGGGTTTGTAGTCCACTGACCTTCCATTCCTCACCAAGGCATTCAGCACTGCACTCAGCAGAAATACGCTTCTCATAAAAATTACGGCTGcaatcacaaaacaaaagaaactcaaTAAGGATTTCCAGGTGCATATATTGTGTTTACATCATTCTATCTCTTACTTGATTTAACTACATGTATGTTTAAGCCTATGCTGGTGGGAAAAGAGAAGAGATTGGTTGGTTAATTCTAGACATGACTGTAATGAATGGATGGGGGAGAGGCCCATGGTCAACCAACtttttaggaaaatttggttaAAAGAGACTTTATTTGTGGGGGAGGATACAGTATTCATGAAGCCCCAAGCAGGAATAGGCCCCTGGTCTGTTACATTTGCGTACACCACCAGCACTACTAACACCTTTGTGCCCTTTAGTTTCAAATTAGTTCCTGTGAGCTTACTAGATATTTTGCCCAGTTGGGCATGTGTTGCGCACCTGTGCTGAATATACAAGGCCCACTTTTACAAATAATGATTATTTAAATTATGTAAAAAATACAGATATTGAGTAAACTGCACAGAAACCCGCCATACCGTGAACTGTTTTACTGTACCACTAAAAGGCACTGATACAGATCAAGTCATTTTCAGAGCATTTTTCCTGCCTGTTCTTACCAACaagtttagcctgcgaaaacatctctttctcctttctctTCGCTACTGGGGATGTTTCGCGTGGAGAAACGTCTGCGACtgagcgacagaaattccatacggatgacgtaaaatctgttcGAAGCCCGGTCAGAagtgctgattggtcgacggagtagttacattgttttagctattgtttgaaaatgacagacaaaagacaaaaggccacaaaggtcaaatgtaaacgcgaagaatctctaacaaaacagtcaatacttgtagaatatagtcttctctag encodes:
- the LOC140937719 gene encoding small ribosomal subunit protein eS6-like, whose translation is MKLNISYPASGCQKLIEVDDERKIRNFYEKRISAECSAECLGEEWKGYVVRISGGNDKQGFPMKQGVMTNGRVRLLLSKGHSCYRPRRTGERKRKSVRGCIVDSQLSVLNLVIVKKGEGDIPGLTDTTVPRHLGPKRVGKIRKMFNLSKEDDVRQYVIRRTLPEKEGKKTKTKAPKIQRLVTPIVLQRKRKILALKKMRAQKAKQEYAEYTRLLAKRAKEAKEKRHEMLKKKRASSSHRESVSK